One segment of Marvinbryantia formatexigens DSM 14469 DNA contains the following:
- a CDS encoding GntR family transcriptional regulator, which yields MKTPTKTGKKAASTVTLKEQAYQAIREQILKNHLPSGTPLTEEQLSAALNISRTPIRAALQKLTYEKLTIQDATGHIFVSTITRKDVENLTVLRARIEPLAIELASFPIDAEKIELLKKDCSVQSALVKEHPEDDYRYAILDTQFHTDIAALCDNSILADTFNYLAPTVIRVHILTGTLNPYKETAIEEHLELIHYLERGKKDFAMLALKEHVMQVGNRIMTSL from the coding sequence ATGAAAACGCCTACGAAAACAGGAAAAAAAGCTGCCAGCACTGTCACTTTAAAAGAGCAGGCGTACCAGGCGATCCGGGAACAGATTCTGAAAAACCATCTGCCTTCCGGCACGCCGCTCACGGAGGAACAGCTCAGTGCAGCGCTGAATATCAGCCGCACTCCTATCCGCGCCGCGCTGCAGAAGCTGACCTATGAAAAGCTGACCATCCAGGATGCGACCGGACATATTTTTGTTTCCACAATTACCAGAAAAGATGTGGAAAATCTCACCGTGCTCCGCGCCCGGATTGAACCGCTGGCAATCGAGCTGGCGTCCTTTCCCATAGACGCCGAAAAAATTGAATTGCTGAAAAAAGACTGCTCCGTACAGTCTGCCCTGGTGAAGGAACACCCGGAAGATGACTACCGCTACGCCATACTGGATACGCAGTTTCACACGGATATCGCAGCATTATGTGACAATTCCATTCTGGCGGATACTTTTAATTATCTGGCGCCAACCGTCATCCGCGTCCACATTCTTACCGGAACACTGAATCCGTATAAGGAAACTGCCATCGAAGAACACCTGGAGCTTATTCATTATCTGGAACGCGGAAAAAAAGATTTCGCCATGCTTGCATTAAAAGAACATGTTATGCAGGTGGGGAACCGGATTATGACCAGCTTATAA
- a CDS encoding DUF3786 domain-containing protein — MEQKVSNYEKWCEEWGRRFLTLNQTQLQQTLPELKEEGDYLTLFHFGKKYGIHRQTGKIVLMEEPAQSVFAVSSTGKSPAAGTLTGRPVSAGAPAEQPVSTNVRLNIYTLLWYAKPSARLQNHWVTFADLKDARPFAPAFQKGVLQTFARTFTGHSDRLIAACEALGGQKLPHSDVGYQINAFECIPVQFLFWEGDDEFPAQANMLFDISATDFIHVESVVTIASVGLDELAEAAGIPVYAGGFQTK, encoded by the coding sequence ATGGAACAAAAAGTATCAAACTATGAAAAATGGTGTGAAGAATGGGGCAGACGTTTTTTAACGCTGAATCAGACACAGCTTCAGCAGACACTGCCGGAATTAAAAGAAGAGGGAGATTACCTCACCCTCTTCCATTTCGGGAAAAAATACGGCATTCACCGGCAGACCGGCAAAATTGTTCTTATGGAAGAGCCTGCGCAATCTGTCTTTGCGGTCTCTTCCACCGGAAAATCCCCTGCCGCCGGTACGCTTACCGGGCGACCTGTCTCTGCAGGCGCTCCCGCAGAACAGCCTGTTTCCACAAATGTCCGTCTGAATATCTATACGCTGCTCTGGTATGCAAAGCCTTCCGCCAGGTTACAAAATCACTGGGTGACATTTGCCGACCTCAAGGATGCACGCCCCTTTGCGCCCGCTTTTCAAAAAGGCGTTCTCCAGACATTTGCCCGGACCTTTACCGGACACTCTGACAGGCTGATTGCCGCCTGCGAAGCACTCGGCGGGCAGAAGCTGCCACATTCTGATGTCGGCTATCAGATAAATGCATTTGAATGCATTCCCGTACAGTTTCTTTTCTGGGAAGGGGACGACGAATTTCCTGCACAGGCAAATATGCTTTTTGACATCAGTGCAACCGATTTTATTCATGTGGAAAGTGTCGTAACTATCGCCTCCGTCGGGCTTGATGAACTTGCCGAAGCTGCCGGAATCCCCGTGTACGCCGGCGGATTCCAGACAAAATGA
- a CDS encoding radical SAM protein, translating into MKCEAVHKKEQRGCRLCPRECGADRAAGKKGFCGVAGTKILAARAGLHMWEEPCISGEHGSGTVFFSGCPLRCVYCQNAVIADAAAGMEISQERLAEIFLELQEKGAANMNLVTPTHYTPEIIRAVQIARAQGLTVPIVYNCGGYEKAETLAMLDGIVDIYLTDFKYMEPELAGRLSHAQDYPEKAKIALAEMVRQQGKPVFDAEGMMQKGVIVRHLLLPNHLKNAKAVVQYVYETYGNQVYLSLMNQYTPLVQVEKLPELNRKVTKREYERLLDYALSLGVENAFIQEGETAKESFIPAFDGEGL; encoded by the coding sequence ATGAAATGTGAAGCGGTGCATAAGAAAGAACAGAGGGGCTGCAGGCTCTGCCCGCGTGAATGTGGAGCGGACCGGGCGGCAGGAAAAAAAGGATTTTGCGGTGTGGCGGGGACGAAGATTCTCGCTGCGCGTGCCGGCCTTCATATGTGGGAGGAGCCATGTATTTCCGGGGAGCACGGCTCCGGAACCGTTTTTTTCTCCGGGTGTCCGCTGCGGTGTGTGTACTGTCAGAATGCGGTAATCGCGGATGCTGCGGCAGGTATGGAAATTTCACAGGAACGTCTGGCAGAAATATTTCTGGAGCTGCAGGAAAAAGGGGCGGCGAATATGAATCTGGTCACGCCGACACATTATACGCCGGAAATTATCCGGGCAGTGCAGATTGCGCGCGCGCAGGGACTGACGGTTCCGATTGTTTATAACTGTGGTGGTTATGAAAAAGCGGAGACGCTGGCGATGCTGGATGGGATTGTAGATATTTATCTGACAGATTTTAAATACATGGAGCCGGAGCTTGCCGGGCGTCTGTCGCACGCGCAGGATTATCCGGAGAAAGCAAAGATTGCGCTTGCTGAAATGGTAAGGCAGCAGGGAAAACCGGTCTTCGATGCGGAGGGGATGATGCAAAAAGGCGTAATTGTCCGTCATCTGCTCCTGCCAAATCACTTAAAAAATGCGAAGGCAGTGGTGCAATATGTGTATGAAACATATGGAAACCAGGTGTATCTGAGCCTTATGAACCAGTATACGCCGCTTGTGCAGGTGGAAAAGCTGCCGGAGCTGAACCGCAAAGTGACTAAACGGGAATATGAGCGCCTGCTGGATTATGCCCTCTCTCTTGGCGTTGAAAATGCGTTTATTCAGGAGGGCGAAACCGCAAAGGAAAGCTTTATTCCGGCGTTTGACGGAGAGGGACTGTAG
- a CDS encoding DUF4179 domain-containing protein: MREKELKFLEIFGEIDDVLILEAAAEPQRETFAGRTIQSAQRETFDGGTIQSAQRETSGGRQPVQRETFAGHTMQHKTKRNFAGRAACAVLVVLLGLSCMFHNEVRAAIRNFSTLIGQALGLSEDLTPYAKMPDLTQTREGISLTLKEAILSGNHLFAVLELDAEADELQEICLSNSGLLAINGKAINCASTGISYIDERHYIFEWGFSDEEIPDIADISFEAMAGRGMDDTEPVTFSFAFSASRKELEDSTLICDVGQKVQIEPDFYVNVERLTLNSIYGTLEVSGDGREFSGNAQYFIQGRDSIGNPVRFTLEGIDKNCYTFKTGSAYGLSATAPSVNSEWIELQFYKLEMEELQTEQNLTGDGDFYFAVSDVGDVADAEPVGETFRIDLKK; encoded by the coding sequence ATGAGAGAGAAAGAACTGAAATTTTTAGAGATATTTGGCGAGATTGATGATGTATTGATTCTGGAAGCGGCAGCAGAACCGCAAAGAGAGACATTTGCCGGGAGAACAATACAGTCTGCGCAAAGAGAGACATTTGATGGGGGAACAATACAGTCTGCGCAAAGAGAGACGTCTGGCGGGAGACAACCCGTGCAAAGAGAGACATTTGCCGGGCATACAATGCAACATAAAACAAAAAGAAATTTTGCCGGGCGGGCGGCATGTGCGGTCCTGGTTGTGCTTCTGGGATTGTCCTGTATGTTTCATAATGAAGTGCGGGCAGCAATCCGGAATTTTTCGACTTTGATAGGACAGGCACTCGGTCTGTCAGAGGATTTGACACCATACGCAAAAATGCCGGATTTGACGCAGACAAGAGAAGGAATTTCGCTTACATTGAAAGAGGCGATTTTGTCCGGAAATCATCTTTTTGCTGTTCTGGAGCTTGATGCAGAAGCAGATGAGCTGCAGGAGATCTGTTTAAGTAACAGCGGTCTGCTTGCGATAAACGGGAAAGCGATAAACTGCGCAAGCACAGGAATCAGCTATATAGATGAGCGGCATTATATTTTTGAGTGGGGATTTTCAGATGAAGAAATCCCGGACATTGCGGATATTTCTTTTGAGGCAATGGCAGGCAGGGGGATGGATGACACGGAGCCGGTGACATTTTCATTTGCCTTTTCGGCTTCGCGGAAAGAACTGGAAGACAGCACATTAATCTGTGACGTTGGACAAAAGGTACAGATAGAACCGGATTTTTATGTGAATGTGGAAAGACTTACTCTCAACAGCATTTATGGAACTCTTGAGGTGAGCGGGGACGGCAGGGAATTTTCCGGAAACGCGCAATATTTTATACAGGGAAGGGACAGCATTGGAAATCCAGTCCGGTTTACACTGGAAGGAATTGATAAAAACTGTTATACTTTTAAAACAGGGTCTGCGTATGGCCTGTCCGCGACGGCTCCTTCCGTGAACAGCGAGTGGATAGAGCTGCAGTTTTATAAGTTGGAAATGGAAGAGCTGCAGACAGAACAGAATCTGACCGGCGATGGAGATTTTTATTTTGCAGTATCAGATGTGGGAGATGTGGCTGACGCAGAGCCGGTTGGAGAAACATTCCGGATAGACCTGAAAAAGTGA
- a CDS encoding RNA polymerase sigma factor, with protein MDDRDIIALFWNRDESAISAVSEKYNHYCWQIAWNIVGSREDSEECVNDTWLSAWTYMPPKRPAILSAFLGKITRGLAIDCLRRKYAAKRMDMHIADVAGEVETLADVAVSTLDEYMEKQELVQLLNTFLKSLPEIDRDIFIRRYWYMDGLKDIAKRHGCSVSKVKSNLFRNRRRLKKYLENEQPQRVVQHCI; from the coding sequence ATGGATGACAGAGATATTATTGCGCTCTTCTGGAACCGGGATGAATCGGCAATTTCTGCGGTCAGTGAAAAATATAATCATTACTGCTGGCAAATTGCCTGGAATATTGTCGGCAGCAGGGAAGACAGTGAGGAGTGTGTCAATGACACGTGGCTTTCCGCGTGGACGTATATGCCGCCAAAGAGACCGGCCATTCTTTCAGCGTTTCTCGGAAAAATTACACGGGGTCTGGCGATTGACTGCCTGCGCAGGAAATATGCGGCGAAGCGCATGGATATGCATATAGCGGACGTTGCCGGAGAGGTGGAAACGCTGGCGGATGTGGCAGTGTCCACACTGGACGAATATATGGAAAAACAGGAGCTGGTGCAGCTTCTTAATACCTTTCTGAAAAGCCTTCCGGAGATTGACCGCGATATTTTTATCCGCCGGTACTGGTATATGGACGGGCTGAAGGATATTGCAAAGCGCCACGGATGTTCCGTAAGCAAGGTGAAGTCCAATCTGTTCCGCAACCGCAGGCGGCTGAAGAAGTATCTGGAAAATGAGCAGCCGCAGCGCGTGGTACAGCATTGCATATAG
- a CDS encoding type II toxin-antitoxin system HicB family antitoxin, whose amino-acid sequence MRFVYPAVFHKTETDTYKGYFPDLEDCHAQGDTLDEALDNAIEAARDWITLELEEGGVLPSISEDDDLTLKEGEFIRNIAVTIRLMDGWDE is encoded by the coding sequence ATGAGATTTGTATACCCCGCTGTTTTCCACAAAACGGAAACAGACACCTATAAAGGATATTTCCCAGATCTGGAGGACTGCCATGCGCAGGGCGACACGCTGGATGAGGCGCTGGATAACGCCATTGAAGCGGCGCGCGACTGGATTACGCTGGAGCTGGAGGAAGGCGGCGTTCTGCCCTCTATCTCTGAAGATGATGATCTGACATTAAAAGAAGGCGAATTTATACGGAACATTGCCGTAACCATTCGCCTAATGGATGGATGGGATGAATAA
- the sdaAA gene encoding L-serine ammonia-lyase, iron-sulfur-dependent, subunit alpha has product MKYGFNHGTDLCEISRRENISISEIMLRNEMEKSERSRKEILGEMHSNLVVMRESIKKGLDASEKHHGLFTGGDAIKLMSFAEQSNMGTDMAAVVASAMAVVEFNAAMGKIVAAPTAGASGILPAVLIVGGEKKGFDDGKICQGLFTAGAIGCIIAKNACIAGASGGCQAETGSAAAMAAGALAELCGADVPTVLDAAAIALKNIMGLVCDPVGGLVECPCVKRNAIGAANALLSCDLALAGVKSLIPFDEVVTAMKCVGCQMHSDLKETARGGLAATPTAQKLSQKLM; this is encoded by the coding sequence GTGAAATACGGATTTAATCATGGAACAGATCTTTGTGAAATCAGCCGGCGGGAAAACATCTCAATCAGTGAGATTATGCTGCGCAATGAAATGGAAAAGAGTGAGCGCTCAAGGAAAGAAATTCTGGGAGAGATGCATAGCAACCTTGTTGTTATGCGGGAATCTATCAAAAAAGGCTTGGATGCCAGTGAAAAGCATCATGGCTTATTTACAGGAGGCGATGCTATAAAGCTGATGTCTTTTGCAGAGCAGAGCAATATGGGAACAGATATGGCTGCTGTGGTTGCATCTGCTATGGCGGTTGTAGAATTCAATGCGGCTATGGGCAAAATTGTGGCGGCGCCTACCGCAGGGGCAAGTGGTATCCTTCCGGCAGTATTGATTGTCGGCGGTGAAAAGAAAGGGTTTGATGACGGGAAAATCTGCCAGGGGCTTTTTACTGCGGGTGCTATTGGCTGCATCATAGCGAAAAATGCATGTATCGCCGGCGCCTCTGGCGGTTGTCAGGCAGAGACGGGGAGCGCTGCAGCAATGGCGGCAGGCGCCCTGGCTGAGCTTTGCGGTGCGGACGTACCCACTGTTCTGGATGCAGCGGCGATTGCTCTGAAGAATATCATGGGACTTGTCTGTGATCCGGTGGGCGGATTAGTGGAGTGCCCCTGCGTGAAACGCAATGCAATAGGGGCAGCAAATGCGCTGCTTTCGTGCGATCTTGCCCTGGCAGGAGTTAAGAGTCTGATTCCGTTTGATGAAGTTGTAACAGCAATGAAATGTGTAGGATGCCAGATGCATTCAGATTTAAAAGAAACTGCCCGCGGTGGTCTGGCAGCAACACCAACGGCGCAAAAACTGTCGCAGAAACTGATGTAG
- the sdaAB gene encoding L-serine ammonia-lyase, iron-sulfur-dependent subunit beta, with the protein MKEYGVFDLIGPQMIGPSSSHTAGAARLGGVAYRLANGKIKKAKVTLYGSFADTGKGHGTDKAIVAGLLGLAPDDSRLRNSLQLAAEQKKDISVEFSKQSMNHPNTARIVVEDENGRKIDLLGASVGGGSIEIQEINGMEVSFGCEYPTILIFHHDRPGVINKVTGVLAEEKINIAFMCVFRSSRWQNACMIIETDGDVKREILEHIRRESEDVMEVCML; encoded by the coding sequence ATGAAGGAATATGGAGTGTTTGATTTGATCGGACCACAGATGATAGGTCCATCAAGCTCTCATACAGCGGGAGCGGCAAGACTTGGCGGCGTTGCATACAGACTTGCAAACGGAAAGATAAAAAAAGCGAAAGTAACTTTATATGGTTCATTTGCGGATACGGGTAAGGGACATGGAACCGATAAAGCAATTGTAGCAGGGCTTTTAGGTCTTGCTCCGGATGACAGCAGGCTGCGTAATTCACTTCAGCTGGCGGCGGAACAAAAGAAGGATATATCGGTAGAGTTTTCAAAGCAAAGTATGAATCATCCAAATACGGCGAGAATAGTAGTTGAAGACGAAAACGGGCGGAAGATTGATTTGCTTGGCGCTTCTGTAGGCGGGGGAAGTATTGAAATTCAGGAAATTAATGGAATGGAAGTATCCTTTGGCTGCGAGTATCCTACTATTTTAATTTTTCATCATGACAGACCGGGTGTAATCAATAAAGTAACGGGGGTATTGGCAGAAGAGAAAATTAATATTGCATTTATGTGTGTTTTCCGCAGTTCACGCTGGCAGAATGCCTGTATGATTATTGAGACAGACGGGGATGTCAAACGTGAAATACTGGAGCACATCCGCAGGGAATCGGAAGACGTTATGGAGGTGTGTATGCTGTGA
- a CDS encoding ABC transporter ATP-binding protein, with amino-acid sequence MKASSENQLYKRLLGYLKPFLPLYAICSLVNGMALFLVFSSVGVLLREVVGSVSGTDGTGKVWQMVLYLVGIMAFSVISGFALLGFTYIEQKVQANIRSGMMNAYIRGREEAVEKLSHVEVLNRISSDIPACARLTGYYMNGYVFAPILSGSFSLIFLLFVDVRVTLLTFLCAALNLFVVQIASKKQQKKNKELVAGKSGLVKFMQECVQGSTEIRTYFLWKPFEEKQERQLEEIGRKQLQIGKYRAFRRAVVVIVTDCVTIVSLLLLGGFLAGKGIIAFSDVMLALPLSDQIGQMLVAFGNYHTILRIHAPHMERVFEVLDLQQEEASEDGEAVNCAGGELCLRDVSFSYPEQAVLEHVTVRIPYGKKVAFVGGSGSGKSTILKLLLGFYKPQEGKVCLGDTPITAFSKAQWRKNFSYMPQDFSFFQMSIRENIGMETKPDTEKIEKLVKSLGAESFILGTGNGYEQTLGQTKESFSGGQLQRIALARGLYRNAPFLLMDEPVSALDTENGEIVKRAIEQYGTDHTVVVVTHRLELTENFDWIYVVEHGRIAEQGTHRELLEKNGRYAGMWKSQMER; translated from the coding sequence ATGAAAGCTTCGTCAGAGAATCAATTATATAAACGTCTGCTGGGATATCTGAAGCCCTTTCTGCCTCTGTATGCAATATGCAGTCTGGTGAACGGCATGGCGCTTTTTCTGGTGTTTTCATCTGTGGGCGTATTGCTGCGTGAAGTGGTAGGAAGCGTTTCGGGAACAGACGGAACCGGGAAAGTATGGCAGATGGTGTTATACTTAGTGGGAATTATGGCCTTTTCTGTGATATCCGGTTTTGCCCTGCTGGGCTTTACCTACATCGAACAGAAGGTCCAGGCAAATATCCGCAGCGGAATGATGAATGCGTATATCCGTGGCAGGGAGGAAGCCGTGGAAAAGCTCTCGCACGTGGAGGTGTTAAACCGTATCAGCTCCGATATTCCTGCCTGCGCGCGGCTGACAGGATATTACATGAACGGTTATGTTTTTGCGCCGATTTTATCGGGAAGCTTTTCGCTGATATTCCTGCTTTTTGTAGATGTCCGTGTGACATTGCTGACCTTCCTCTGTGCGGCGCTGAATTTATTTGTTGTCCAGATTGCATCGAAGAAACAGCAGAAAAAAAATAAAGAGCTGGTTGCCGGAAAAAGCGGACTGGTTAAATTTATGCAGGAATGCGTGCAGGGAAGTACAGAAATCCGTACCTATTTTCTGTGGAAGCCGTTTGAAGAAAAGCAGGAGAGACAACTGGAGGAGATTGGCAGAAAACAGCTTCAGATTGGAAAGTACAGGGCGTTTAGAAGAGCGGTGGTTGTGATTGTCACGGATTGTGTCACGATAGTAAGTCTCTTATTGCTGGGAGGATTTCTGGCGGGAAAGGGCATCATTGCTTTCTCCGACGTAATGCTGGCGCTGCCGCTGTCGGACCAGATTGGGCAGATGCTGGTTGCTTTTGGAAATTATCATACGATTTTACGGATACATGCTCCGCACATGGAGCGGGTTTTTGAAGTGTTGGATTTGCAGCAGGAGGAAGCCTCAGAGGATGGGGAAGCGGTAAATTGTGCCGGAGGGGAGCTCTGCCTGCGGGACGTATCCTTTTCTTATCCGGAACAGGCGGTTCTGGAGCATGTTACAGTCCGTATTCCATATGGAAAAAAGGTGGCTTTTGTGGGTGGGAGCGGAAGTGGAAAATCGACGATTCTGAAGCTGCTGCTGGGCTTCTATAAACCGCAGGAAGGGAAAGTCTGCCTGGGAGATACGCCCATTACAGCGTTTTCAAAGGCGCAGTGGCGGAAGAATTTTTCTTATATGCCGCAGGATTTTTCCTTTTTTCAGATGAGCATACGGGAAAATATCGGAATGGAGACAAAGCCGGATACAGAAAAAATAGAAAAGCTTGTAAAGTCGCTGGGAGCGGAGAGCTTTATCCTGGGAACAGGGAACGGCTATGAGCAGACGCTTGGGCAGACTAAGGAAAGCTTTTCCGGAGGACAACTGCAGCGCATCGCGCTGGCAAGAGGTCTGTACCGGAACGCCCCGTTCCTTTTAATGGATGAGCCGGTTTCTGCACTTGATACGGAAAACGGGGAAATTGTAAAACGCGCGATTGAGCAGTATGGTACAGACCATACTGTGGTGGTTGTGACACACCGGCTGGAGCTGACGGAAAATTTCGACTGGATCTATGTTGTGGAACATGGACGGATTGCAGAACAGGGAACACATCGTGAGCTGCTGGAAAAGAACGGCAGGTATGCCGGAATGTGGAAAAGCCAGATGGAGCGATAA
- a CDS encoding ABC transporter ATP-binding protein, translating into MKKFFYYFNQCRFYYGMTVLVSILLTGAIILASNVLGELTEKLSGFGADGAGRLLILVAGAFLLQELLDAVYQLLKSRIECYTFGNIQKKLLHQILYLSPDHPEMKNSSGLYTLMVRHAEDYTGFLSDTVPNIIFQTIRLVLVLVYIALVDWRSTVVYVAAILVSMTIQFFISRIMEKASYDVKKCEAELNTKMKDALGSHTIIKVWGCFDWIDDYWKSQEALYIKANIRMGLRTLPVSMIGLLCGILPILCLCLAGLWLIPAGLVETGAFMGIFYLCQNILPDQLHYTDLWTEAAKARSSGKWLMDFFGEPVRTVVSREEEDSGDVAIERVWYRYPGNEKWVLTDISLQIEAGKKIALVGASGSGKTTLMKLIAGLLCPQKGKISGKQAVYGDQFPYLFTDTIRRNILYSCDKEDDFFRQVCEDMQLNEFVSGQKEGYETQITENGDTLSGGQRQRIALARALNSRRKILLLDEAFSALDPGLAKRIMKKLVGDYPETTMIFGLHQKELLPFMDEIYLLRDGKLLAHGSYKELCERNMISGEVTG; encoded by the coding sequence ATGAAAAAATTCTTTTATTACTTTAATCAATGCAGATTTTATTACGGGATGACTGTGCTTGTCAGTATTTTACTGACAGGAGCAATTATTCTGGCATCCAACGTGCTTGGAGAGCTTACGGAGAAGCTGTCCGGATTCGGCGCGGACGGCGCAGGCAGACTGTTGATACTCGTAGCCGGCGCTTTTCTTCTGCAGGAGCTTCTGGACGCGGTCTATCAGCTTCTGAAAAGCCGGATAGAATGCTATACGTTTGGCAATATCCAGAAGAAACTGCTGCATCAGATTCTGTATTTAAGCCCGGACCATCCGGAAATGAAAAATTCTTCCGGTCTGTATACGCTGATGGTCCGTCATGCAGAGGATTACACCGGATTTTTGTCGGACACGGTTCCGAATATTATCTTCCAGACCATCCGTCTGGTACTTGTCCTGGTGTATATTGCTCTGGTGGACTGGAGAAGCACGGTGGTTTATGTAGCCGCCATACTGGTTTCCATGACGATTCAGTTTTTCATCAGCAGGATTATGGAGAAAGCAAGCTATGACGTGAAAAAGTGCGAGGCGGAGCTTAATACGAAAATGAAGGATGCGCTTGGCAGTCATACAATTATCAAGGTATGGGGATGCTTCGACTGGATAGATGATTACTGGAAATCGCAGGAAGCGCTTTACATAAAAGCCAATATCCGCATGGGGCTGCGCACGCTGCCGGTGAGCATGATAGGGCTGCTGTGCGGCATTTTACCGATACTCTGTCTGTGCCTTGCAGGGCTCTGGCTGATACCGGCGGGGCTGGTAGAAACAGGCGCATTTATGGGTATCTTTTATCTCTGCCAGAATATTCTGCCGGACCAGCTTCACTATACGGACCTGTGGACAGAAGCGGCGAAAGCCAGATCTTCCGGAAAGTGGCTGATGGATTTCTTCGGGGAGCCGGTCCGGACGGTGGTTTCCCGCGAGGAAGAGGATTCCGGGGATGTTGCGATAGAGCGGGTGTGGTACCGGTATCCGGGAAATGAAAAATGGGTGCTGACTGATATATCGCTTCAGATAGAAGCGGGAAAAAAGATAGCGCTTGTCGGTGCGAGCGGCAGCGGAAAAACAACGCTGATGAAGCTGATAGCAGGGCTGCTCTGTCCGCAGAAGGGGAAAATCTCAGGAAAGCAGGCGGTTTATGGAGACCAGTTCCCCTATTTATTTACCGATACGATACGGCGGAATATTTTATATTCCTGTGATAAAGAGGATGACTTTTTCAGACAGGTCTGCGAGGATATGCAGTTAAATGAATTTGTTTCCGGACAGAAAGAGGGATATGAAACGCAGATTACAGAAAACGGGGATACCTTGAGCGGAGGACAGCGGCAACGGATTGCTCTGGCGAGAGCTCTGAACAGCAGACGGAAAATTCTGCTGTTGGATGAGGCATTTTCCGCACTGGATCCCGGACTGGCAAAAAGAATTATGAAAAAACTGGTCGGGGATTATCCGGAGACGACGATGATTTTTGGTCTGCACCAGAAAGAATTGCTGCCATTTATGGATGAAATATATCTGCTGCGCGACGGAAAGCTTCTGGCGCATGGAAGTTATAAAGAGCTGTGTGAAAGAAACATGATATCCGGGGAGGTGACTGGATGA
- a CDS encoding SPASM domain-containing protein: protein MQSNLFCNAGYQTACIMPDGDLYPCHMYAADRCFCLGNLADTCEVEDIKKNMDKLLVFTKKENEICKQCWARKICHFCPAHYTAAKEGQTGMVEESICQKRRKRYERILLKSV, encoded by the coding sequence ATGCAGAGCAATCTGTTTTGTAATGCCGGGTATCAGACGGCATGTATTATGCCGGACGGGGACTTATATCCATGCCACATGTACGCGGCAGACAGATGTTTTTGCCTTGGAAATTTAGCAGATACATGTGAAGTGGAGGATATTAAGAAAAATATGGATAAATTACTGGTATTCACTAAAAAAGAAAATGAAATATGTAAGCAATGCTGGGCAAGAAAGATATGTCATTTTTGCCCTGCTCATTATACAGCGGCAAAAGAGGGGCAGACAGGAATGGTGGAAGAAAGCATTTGCCAGAAACGCAGAAAGCGATATGAAAGAATACTTCTGAAATCAGTATAG
- a CDS encoding ATP-binding cassette domain-containing protein, whose amino-acid sequence MKLKVRNLSKTIKGNIVLNHISLEMESGHIYGLQGKNGCGKTMLMRAICGLILCQEGQIEIDGKIMGKDMTFPDNVGALIENPSFLPNCSGMDNLELLAAIRKKVSKEEIRGTLEKVGLNPDDPKKYRKYSLGMKQRLGIACAIMEKPELVILDEPFNALDISGVELIREMIFRLKEEGALVILACHDREELENLSDHIFVMNGGRIIEEI is encoded by the coding sequence ATGAAACTGAAGGTACGGAATTTATCGAAGACAATAAAAGGAAATATAGTATTGAATCATATTTCATTGGAGATGGAAAGTGGACATATCTATGGTCTGCAGGGCAAGAATGGCTGTGGAAAAACAATGTTGATGCGGGCAATCTGCGGGCTGATTTTGTGTCAGGAAGGACAGATTGAGATTGATGGGAAGATAATGGGTAAAGATATGACGTTTCCAGACAATGTGGGAGCTTTGATTGAAAACCCGTCTTTTTTGCCAAATTGTTCGGGAATGGATAATCTGGAGTTATTGGCTGCTATCAGAAAAAAGGTGAGCAAAGAAGAAATACGCGGCACTCTGGAAAAGGTGGGTTTAAATCCGGATGACCCGAAAAAATATAGAAAATATTCCCTGGGTATGAAACAGCGGTTGGGAATTGCCTGTGCGATTATGGAAAAGCCGGAGCTGGTTATTTTGGATGAGCCTTTTAATGCGCTGGATATTTCTGGTGTAGAATTAATCAGAGAGATGATTTTCCGATTAAAAGAAGAGGGAGCGCTTGTGATACTGGCATGTCATGACCGGGAGGAACTGGAAAATTTGTCCGACCATATTTTTGTAATGAATGGAGGCAGAATCATTGAAGAAATATAA